In Labeo rohita strain BAU-BD-2019 chromosome 16, IGBB_LRoh.1.0, whole genome shotgun sequence, one DNA window encodes the following:
- the gpd1l gene encoding glycerol-3-phosphate dehydrogenase 1-like protein, whose amino-acid sequence MAAPLKVCIVGSGNWGSAIARIIGTNAQKLQRFATTVRMWVYEEMVNEKKLSEIINTEHENVKYLPGYKLPENVVAVPQLREAAEGADLLVFVVPHQFIRKLCDEMMGCVSEKARGITLIKGIDEGPEGLKLISDIIREKMGIDVSVLMGANIANEVAAEKFCESTIGSKVLENGLLFKELLQTPNFRITVVDDADTVELCGALKNIVAVGAGFCDGLQCGDNTKAAVIRLGLMEMIAFAKLFSKDDSVSSATFLESCGVADLITTCYGGRNRRVAEAFAKTGKSIEELEKEMLNGQKLQGPLTSAEVYHILKQKGLVDKFPLFTAVYQICFEGKPVQDMITCLQSHPEHL is encoded by the exons ATGGCTGCTCCGCTAAAAGTATGTATTGTCGGTTCAGGAAACTG GGGCTCTGCAATTGCAAGAATTATTGGCACCAATGCACAAAAACTCCAGCGCTTTGCCACCACAGTCAGAATGTGGGTTTATGAAGAAATGGTCAACGAAAAAAAGCTCTCTGAGATCATCAACACAGAACATGAGAATGTGAAGTACCTTCCAGGCTACAAGCTCCCAGAGAATGTG GTTGCGGTGCCGCAGCTTCGGGAAGCCGCAGAAGGTGCCGACCTCCTGGTTTTTGTGGTCCCTCATCAGTTTATCCGGAAACTGTGCGATGAGATGATGGGCTGTGTGTCGGAGAAGGCTCGTGGAATTACATTAATCAAA gGCATTGATGAAGGACCAGAAGGATTGAAGCTAATCTCTGATATCATTCGGGAGAAAATGGGCATTGATGTGAGCGTCCTAATGGGGGCCAACATTGCCAATGAAGTGGCAGCTGAAAAGTTCTGCGAGAGCACAATTG GCAGCAAGGTGTTGGAAAACGGCCTCTTGTTTAAAGAGCTCCTGCAGACGCCTAACTTCAGAATCACTGTGGTGGATGATGCTGACACAGTAGAGCTCTGTGGAGCCCTGAAG AACATTGTTGCTGTGGGCGCAGGCTTCTGTGATGGTCTGCAGTGTGGAGACAACACCAAAGCAGCCGTCATTCGGCTGGGATTGATGGAGATGATCGCCTTTGCCAAACTCTTCAGCAAAGACGATTCTGTATCCTCTGCCACATTTCTCGAGAGCTGCGGCGTGGCTGacctcatcaccacctgctacGGAGGACGAAACCGGCGCGTAGCAGAGGCTTTTGCCAAGACAGGGAAG agCATCGAGGAACTGGAGAAGGAGATGTTAAATGGACAAAAGCTTCAGGGACCATTGACTTCTGCCGAGGTCTATCATATCCTCAAACAGAAAGGCCTAGTGGATAA GTTCCCACTGTTCACTGCTGTTTATCAGATCTGTTTCGAGGGCAAACCGGTTCAGGATATGATCACTTGCCTGCAGAGCCATCCAGAGCACCTGTGA